One region of Streptomyces capillispiralis genomic DNA includes:
- a CDS encoding DUF4142 domain-containing protein: MRISRSTAGTAFVGGAMILTLTALAYPTMLGVQNTSTTQDRVVANTNYGPLTEADRDFVVKVRAAGLWEHPLGLLAMERGTTPEMKEAGEHLVVGHGRLDDTCRRISLELGITLPNQASPQQQGFVATVQSAGGKEFDSTAVNIMRVTHGQIFPAIAKIRANTRNTLVRQLADQANDTVLDHITVLEKTGLVNHEQVNFQQTSPPKMPQEQVTPPAPQAGAPVLVLKIPEGLEDLNTASPAPSPAPTVR; the protein is encoded by the coding sequence ATGCGCATCTCGCGCAGCACGGCAGGTACCGCGTTCGTGGGCGGAGCCATGATCCTCACCCTCACCGCGCTCGCCTATCCCACCATGCTGGGCGTACAGAACACCTCGACCACGCAGGACCGGGTGGTCGCCAACACGAACTACGGCCCGCTCACCGAGGCGGACCGCGACTTCGTGGTGAAGGTGCGCGCGGCGGGGCTGTGGGAGCACCCGCTGGGGCTGCTGGCGATGGAGCGGGGTACCACGCCCGAGATGAAGGAGGCGGGAGAGCACCTGGTCGTCGGTCACGGCCGGCTCGACGACACCTGCCGCAGGATCTCCCTCGAACTGGGCATCACGCTGCCGAACCAGGCCTCGCCCCAGCAGCAGGGCTTCGTGGCGACCGTGCAGTCCGCCGGCGGGAAGGAGTTCGACTCCACGGCGGTGAACATCATGCGGGTGACCCACGGCCAGATCTTCCCGGCCATCGCCAAGATCCGGGCCAACACCAGGAACACCCTGGTGCGGCAGCTGGCCGACCAGGCCAACGACACGGTGCTCGACCACATCACGGTGCTGGAGAAGACGGGCCTGGTCAATCACGAGCAGGTCAACTTCCAGCAGACCAGCCCGCCCAAGATGCCGCAGGAGCAGGTGACCCCGCCGGCTCCGCAGGCGGGCGCGCCGGTGCTGGTGCTGAAGATCCCCGAGGGGCTGGAGGACCTGAACACGGCCTCTCCGGCGCCATCACCGGCCCCGACGGTCCGGTAG
- a CDS encoding beta-L-arabinofuranosidase domain-containing protein has product MARPLSRRTLFQAAALTAATVSTAAAGRAVAAPHAPAAGPRVPAAWSVRPFGLADVTLGPGVFDAKNRLMLDHARGYDVHRLLQVFRANAGLSTRGAVAPGGWEGLDGEANGNLRGHYTGHFLTLLAQAYRGTGEQVFADRIGTMVGGLAEVREALRHDPVVLGVAGRFGRAAENVRGSYQYVDLPAAVLAGAPALTLSAWVRPAHDAAWARICDFGDDTTRYLYLAARNANGVPRFAVTTSGPGGEQGLDGTAPLPLGEWSHLAVTLAEGTGTLYVNGTAVARDTGITLTPAALGTLRNNWLGRSAFPADPVFAGAFEDVNVYARALTAAEVAELRSRRAAETSAGRGDLASYAFDETAGGTFADGSGRGLDATLRRTWGAPSHPGFLAAYPETQFIELESMTRSDYTRVWAPYYTAHKILRGLLDAYLATDDGRALDLASGMCDWMYARLSALPAATLQRMWGLFSSGEFGGIVEAVCDLHALTGRAEHLALARLFDLDRLIDACAANTDVLEGLHANQHIPIFTGLVRLHDETGEERYLTAARNFWGMVVPHRMYAIGGTSSGEFWKARGAIAGSLGDTTAETCCAYNMLKLSRTLFFHDQNPAYMDYYERALYNQVLGSKQDRPDAEKPLVTYFIGLTPGHVRDYTPKQGTTCCEGTGMESATKYQDSVYFAKADGSALYVNLYSASRLTWAERGVTVTQTTRYPREQGSTLTVGGGPASFTLLLRVPSWATAGFRVTVNGRAVPGTPVPGRYFGVSRTWRDGDTVRISVPFRLRVERALDDPTLQALFHGPVHLAARAPGPDAVRFGLYGNAGLSGDLLPSLTPVPDTPLHYTLDGIGLAPFSEGTEDPTHSYFRRSEPRVVFGGTDSGVANPARGDGTTLLDEIWAGAPFDGKGALVTRVRSTVDAWVSAGLLGRADGDKVVRTAREATYAR; this is encoded by the coding sequence ATGGCACGGCCCCTCTCCAGACGAACCCTCTTCCAGGCCGCCGCCCTGACGGCGGCCACCGTCTCCACGGCGGCCGCCGGGCGCGCCGTCGCCGCGCCGCACGCCCCGGCCGCCGGTCCCCGCGTACCCGCCGCGTGGAGCGTACGGCCGTTCGGCCTGGCGGACGTGACGCTCGGACCGGGTGTCTTCGACGCCAAGAACCGGCTGATGCTGGATCACGCCCGGGGCTACGACGTGCACCGGCTGCTCCAGGTCTTCCGCGCCAACGCCGGCCTGTCCACCCGGGGCGCGGTCGCCCCCGGCGGCTGGGAGGGGCTGGACGGGGAGGCCAACGGCAATCTGCGCGGCCACTACACCGGCCACTTCCTCACCCTGCTGGCCCAGGCGTACCGCGGCACCGGCGAGCAGGTCTTCGCGGACCGGATCGGCACGATGGTGGGCGGCCTGGCCGAGGTGCGCGAGGCGCTGCGGCACGACCCGGTCGTGCTCGGCGTCGCCGGACGGTTCGGGCGCGCGGCGGAGAACGTGCGCGGCTCGTACCAGTACGTCGACCTCCCGGCCGCCGTCCTGGCCGGCGCCCCGGCGCTCACCCTGTCCGCCTGGGTGCGCCCGGCGCACGACGCCGCCTGGGCCAGGATCTGCGACTTCGGCGACGACACCACCCGCTACCTGTACCTGGCCGCCCGCAACGCGAACGGGGTGCCGCGGTTCGCCGTGACCACCTCGGGTCCGGGCGGCGAGCAGGGCCTGGACGGCACCGCACCGCTGCCGCTCGGCGAGTGGAGCCACCTGGCGGTGACCCTCGCCGAGGGCACCGGCACCCTCTACGTCAACGGCACCGCCGTGGCCCGCGACACCGGGATCACCCTGACCCCGGCCGCGCTCGGCACGCTCCGCAACAACTGGCTGGGCCGCTCCGCCTTCCCCGCCGACCCCGTCTTCGCGGGCGCCTTCGAGGACGTCAACGTCTACGCGCGGGCCCTGACCGCCGCCGAGGTCGCCGAACTGCGAAGCCGCCGGGCCGCCGAGACGTCGGCCGGCCGGGGCGACCTGGCCTCGTACGCCTTCGACGAGACGGCCGGCGGCACCTTCGCGGACGGCTCCGGCCGCGGCCTGGACGCCACCCTGCGCCGCACCTGGGGGGCGCCCAGCCATCCGGGCTTCCTCGCCGCCTACCCCGAGACGCAGTTCATCGAGCTGGAGTCGATGACCCGCAGCGACTACACCCGGGTGTGGGCGCCGTACTACACCGCGCACAAGATCCTCAGAGGGCTGCTGGACGCGTATCTCGCCACGGACGACGGCCGGGCGCTCGATCTGGCGTCCGGCATGTGCGACTGGATGTACGCGCGGCTGTCCGCGCTGCCGGCGGCCACGCTCCAGCGGATGTGGGGGCTGTTCTCCAGCGGGGAGTTCGGCGGCATCGTCGAGGCGGTCTGCGACCTGCACGCGCTCACCGGACGGGCCGAACACCTCGCCCTGGCCCGGCTGTTCGACCTGGACCGGCTCATCGACGCCTGCGCGGCGAACACCGACGTCCTGGAAGGGCTGCACGCCAACCAGCACATCCCGATCTTCACGGGTCTGGTGCGGCTGCACGACGAGACCGGCGAGGAGCGCTACCTCACCGCCGCGAGGAACTTCTGGGGCATGGTCGTACCGCACCGGATGTACGCCATCGGCGGCACCAGCAGCGGCGAGTTCTGGAAGGCGCGCGGTGCGATCGCGGGCAGCCTCGGCGACACCACCGCCGAGACCTGCTGTGCCTACAACATGCTCAAGCTGAGCCGGACCCTGTTCTTCCACGATCAGAACCCGGCGTACATGGACTACTACGAGCGCGCGCTCTACAACCAGGTGCTCGGGTCCAAGCAGGACCGGCCGGACGCGGAGAAGCCGCTCGTCACGTACTTCATCGGCCTGACCCCGGGTCATGTCCGGGACTACACGCCCAAGCAGGGCACCACCTGCTGCGAGGGCACCGGCATGGAGAGCGCCACGAAGTACCAGGACTCGGTGTACTTCGCGAAGGCCGACGGGAGCGCCCTGTACGTCAACCTCTACAGCGCCTCCCGGCTCACCTGGGCCGAGCGGGGCGTCACCGTCACCCAGACCACCCGCTATCCGCGGGAGCAGGGCAGCACGCTCACCGTCGGCGGCGGTCCGGCCTCCTTCACGCTGCTGCTGCGCGTGCCGTCGTGGGCGACCGCCGGCTTCCGGGTGACCGTCAACGGCCGTGCCGTCCCGGGCACACCCGTTCCCGGACGCTACTTCGGCGTCTCGCGGACCTGGCGCGACGGCGACACGGTACGGATCTCCGTGCCCTTCCGGCTGCGGGTGGAACGGGCCCTCGACGACCCCACCCTGCAAGCCCTGTTCCACGGCCCGGTCCACCTGGCCGCCCGGGCGCCGGGCCCCGACGCCGTGCGGTTCGGGCTGTACGGCAACGCCGGCCTCTCCGGCGACCTGCTGCCCTCCCTCACCCCGGTCCCGGACACCCCCCTGCACTACACGCTGGACGGCATCGGGCTGGCTCCCTTCTCCGAAGGGACCGAGGACCCGACGCACTCCTACTTCCGCCGCTCGGAACCGCGCGTGGTCTTCGGCGGGACCGACTCCGGCGTCGCCAACCCCGCGCGCGGGGACGGCACGACACTGCTCGACGAGATCTGGGCGGGAGCGCCCTTCGACGGCAAGGGCGCTCTGGTGACACGGGTGCGCTCCACGGTGGACGCCTGGGTGTCCGCGGGGCTGCTGGGCCGCGCCGACGGCGACAAGGTGGTGAGGACGGCCCGGGAGGCCACCTACGCCCGCTGA
- a CDS encoding HAD family hydrolase, producing MSILGPLSVIFDLDGTLVDSEPHYYEAGRRTLAAYGVPDFSWAEHERYVGISTRETIADWRERYGISAPVEELLAVKNRHYLELAATATRAYPQMRAFVELLAAEGVPMAVASGSSPEAIGAVLAGTGLDAHLRTVVSADEVARGKPAPDVFLEAARRLGADPADCVVIEDAAPGAAAAHAAGMRCIAIPYVAAQADAAGFATAGLLLRGGQAEFTARAAYAWLTDPTRHP from the coding sequence ATGAGCATCCTGGGCCCCCTCTCGGTCATCTTCGATCTCGACGGAACGCTCGTGGACAGCGAGCCCCACTACTACGAGGCGGGCCGGCGAACCCTCGCCGCTTACGGGGTGCCGGACTTCTCCTGGGCCGAGCACGAGCGCTACGTCGGCATCAGCACCCGGGAGACGATCGCCGACTGGCGGGAGCGGTACGGCATCTCCGCGCCGGTGGAGGAACTGCTCGCGGTCAAGAACCGCCACTATCTGGAGCTGGCGGCCACCGCCACGCGGGCGTACCCGCAGATGCGGGCGTTCGTCGAACTGCTGGCGGCCGAGGGCGTGCCGATGGCCGTGGCCTCCGGCTCCTCCCCGGAGGCCATCGGGGCGGTCCTGGCCGGCACGGGCCTGGACGCGCATCTGCGCACCGTCGTCTCGGCCGACGAGGTCGCCCGGGGCAAGCCGGCGCCCGACGTCTTCCTGGAGGCGGCGCGCCGGCTCGGCGCGGACCCGGCCGACTGCGTGGTGATCGAGGACGCGGCCCCGGGCGCCGCGGCGGCGCACGCGGCGGGGATGCGCTGCATCGCGATCCCCTACGTCGCCGCGCAGGCCGACGCCGCCGGCTTCGCCACCGCCGGCCTGCTGCTGCGCGGCGGGCAGGCGGAGTTCACGGCCCGGGCGGCGTACGCGTGGCTGACGGACCCGACGCGGCATCCCTGA
- a CDS encoding Lrp/AsnC family transcriptional regulator — translation MAVDELDTRILRLLLEQPRTSVREYARILGVARGTLQARLDRMERAGVITATGPALSPAALGHPVLAFVHIEVTQGHLDEVGDALAAVPEIVEAFSITGGGDLLTRVVARDAGHLEDVIQKLIGLPGVVRTRTEVALRERVPHRLLPLVESIGRSAARK, via the coding sequence ATGGCCGTGGACGAGCTCGACACCCGCATCCTGCGGCTGCTGCTGGAGCAGCCGCGCACCAGCGTGCGGGAGTACGCCCGGATCCTCGGGGTCGCCCGGGGGACGCTCCAGGCGCGGCTCGACCGCATGGAGCGCGCGGGTGTGATCACCGCCACCGGCCCCGCCCTCTCCCCCGCCGCGCTGGGCCACCCCGTGCTGGCGTTCGTGCACATCGAGGTCACCCAGGGCCACCTGGACGAGGTGGGGGACGCGCTGGCCGCCGTGCCGGAGATCGTCGAGGCGTTCTCCATCACGGGCGGCGGTGACCTGCTGACCCGGGTCGTCGCGCGTGACGCGGGGCACCTGGAGGACGTGATCCAGAAGCTGATCGGCCTGCCGGGTGTGGTGCGCACCCGCACCGAGGTGGCGCTGCGCGAGCGCGTCCCGCACCGGCTGCTGCCGCTGGTGGAGTCGATCGGCCGGTCGGCGGCGCGGAAGTAG
- a CDS encoding FUSC family protein, whose protein sequence is MLKRVFMAPDPGRTRLRFAARAVLGIGLAVVVCGLAGHSLTGAVTGGLAALLALFTVTDPTVRGQAVTTALLPAVGLPVLAAAAVLHDHPVARDLTFLAVVGLGVYARRWGPRGHSLGVFAFMTYFVAQFLHARTGQLPELYASVLLSVLAAAAVRFGLWCYERRLPPAVVPAPPGGTGLARVTTRQAVQATAGAGFALVVGQLVSGQRWYWAVGATWWVFVNTTSRGETLVRGFRRVLGTVIGIGLALFVAVPAHGDGLVTALVVAVCVFGIFYTAAVSYTWMMLWVTVLAAMLYGLLGVLTPGLLALRLVETGVGALGAALAVAFVLPVTTHSVTDAWIQRALRCVHACTAETAARLAGTPGADPAPLVAELEQLLARVRLSVAPLVHPLHPMHGRKRRARRVLDLLDDCAREVRGLVAVAADPEASHDARLAAACRRVEIAVEALTGGRDIAVRTAPAAKEPALAHLHGLERALAELAAPLRAPSGSPLVGT, encoded by the coding sequence GTGCTGAAGAGGGTGTTCATGGCTCCGGACCCGGGCCGGACCCGGCTGCGCTTCGCGGCGCGGGCCGTGCTCGGCATCGGGCTGGCCGTCGTCGTCTGCGGTCTGGCCGGACATTCGCTCACCGGTGCCGTCACCGGTGGGCTCGCCGCGCTGCTCGCCCTGTTCACCGTCACCGACCCCACCGTCCGCGGGCAGGCCGTCACCACGGCGCTGCTGCCCGCCGTGGGCCTGCCGGTGCTCGCCGCCGCGGCCGTGCTCCACGACCACCCGGTGGCGCGTGACCTCACCTTCCTCGCCGTCGTCGGGCTGGGCGTGTACGCGCGGCGCTGGGGGCCGCGCGGCCACAGTCTCGGCGTGTTCGCGTTCATGACGTATTTCGTGGCGCAGTTCCTGCACGCGCGGACCGGCCAGCTCCCCGAGCTGTACGCCTCCGTCCTGCTCTCCGTGCTCGCCGCGGCCGCGGTGCGCTTCGGGCTGTGGTGCTACGAACGCCGTCTGCCCCCGGCCGTCGTACCGGCGCCGCCCGGCGGCACCGGGCTGGCCCGCGTCACCACCCGCCAGGCGGTCCAGGCCACCGCGGGCGCGGGATTCGCCCTGGTCGTGGGCCAGCTGGTGTCCGGGCAGCGCTGGTACTGGGCCGTCGGCGCCACCTGGTGGGTGTTCGTCAACACCACGTCGCGCGGCGAGACCCTGGTACGCGGCTTCCGGCGCGTGCTGGGCACCGTCATCGGCATCGGGCTCGCCCTGTTCGTCGCCGTCCCCGCGCACGGGGACGGGCTCGTCACGGCCCTGGTCGTCGCCGTCTGCGTCTTCGGGATCTTCTACACGGCGGCCGTCTCCTACACCTGGATGATGCTCTGGGTGACGGTCCTCGCCGCCATGCTCTACGGACTGCTGGGGGTGCTCACCCCCGGCCTGCTGGCGCTGCGGCTGGTGGAGACCGGCGTCGGCGCGCTCGGCGCGGCGCTCGCGGTGGCCTTCGTCCTGCCCGTCACCACGCACAGCGTCACCGATGCCTGGATCCAGCGGGCCCTGCGCTGCGTCCACGCGTGCACCGCCGAGACCGCCGCGCGCCTCGCGGGGACGCCGGGCGCCGACCCGGCGCCGCTGGTGGCCGAGCTGGAGCAGCTCCTCGCGCGGGTCCGGCTCTCGGTCGCCCCGCTGGTGCACCCCCTGCACCCGATGCACGGCCGCAAGCGGCGGGCCCGCCGGGTGCTCGACCTGCTCGACGACTGCGCCCGGGAGGTCCGCGGCCTCGTCGCCGTCGCCGCCGACCCGGAAGCCTCGCACGACGCCCGGCTGGCCGCCGCCTGCCGGCGCGTGGAGATCGCGGTCGAGGCGCTGACCGGGGGCCGGGACATCGCGGTACGGACGGCCCCGGCCGCGAAGGAACCCGCGCTGGCCCACCTCCACGGACTGGAGCGAGCCCTCGCCGAACTCGCCGCGCCGCTGCGGGCACCGTCGGGCTCCCCGCTGGTGGGGACCTGA
- a CDS encoding lactonase family protein, translating to MAVGRRRAFIGSFTAAGGPGIVTASIDPGTGALTVLDAVNAVPDPSYLALSPDGHTLYAVSETAEGAVAAYRVTGNGPRPTGREVPVDGNGPTHLSLFAGHLLTANYGSGSVSAVPVRADGTLARSVSGVLRHDGRGPHPQRQQGPHPHQVQPDPSGRWAVGVDLGTDSVRVCTLADGTLSPHREIALRPGSGPRHLAFHPDGTRAYVLNELSPTLVACRWDAADGALKPLAEIPVLPGAPAGDAYPSGVAVSPDGRFVWTATRGEDVLSVFAVEGEGTAPAPLTTVPCGGHWPRAITESDGFLYVANERSGDVTWFTVDPDTGVPHRGGAIPVPAASCVITG from the coding sequence GTGGCGGTCGGCAGGCGGCGGGCGTTCATCGGGTCGTTCACGGCGGCGGGAGGCCCGGGCATCGTCACCGCGTCCATCGACCCCGGCACCGGCGCGCTGACCGTCCTGGACGCCGTGAACGCCGTACCCGACCCCTCCTACCTGGCCCTCTCGCCCGACGGGCACACCCTGTACGCGGTCAGCGAGACCGCCGAGGGTGCCGTCGCCGCGTACCGCGTGACCGGGAACGGCCCGCGGCCGACCGGGCGCGAGGTGCCCGTGGACGGCAACGGACCCACCCACCTGAGCCTCTTCGCCGGCCACCTCCTCACGGCGAACTACGGCTCCGGCAGCGTCAGCGCGGTCCCCGTCCGCGCGGACGGCACCCTCGCCCGGTCCGTGTCCGGGGTGCTCCGGCACGACGGCCGCGGCCCCCATCCGCAACGCCAGCAGGGGCCGCACCCGCACCAGGTGCAGCCCGACCCCAGCGGTCGCTGGGCGGTCGGCGTCGACCTCGGCACGGACTCCGTACGGGTCTGCACCCTCGCCGACGGGACCCTCTCGCCGCACCGGGAGATCGCCCTGCGCCCGGGCTCGGGGCCGCGGCACCTGGCCTTCCACCCGGACGGTACCCGCGCCTACGTCCTCAACGAACTCAGCCCCACCCTCGTCGCCTGCCGCTGGGACGCCGCCGACGGCGCGCTGAAGCCGCTCGCCGAGATCCCGGTCCTGCCCGGCGCTCCGGCCGGCGACGCCTATCCGTCCGGTGTGGCCGTCTCACCCGACGGCCGCTTCGTGTGGACCGCGACCCGCGGCGAGGACGTCCTGTCGGTGTTCGCCGTGGAGGGGGAGGGCACGGCCCCGGCCCCGCTCACCACCGTCCCCTGCGGCGGCCACTGGCCGCGCGCGATCACCGAGTCCGACGGGTTCCTGTACGTCGCGAACGAACGCTCCGGGGACGTGACCTGGTTCACCGTCGACCCGGACACGGGAGTGCCGCACCGAGGGGGCGCGATCCCGGTACCCGCCGCGTCCTGCGTCATCACGGGGTGA
- a CDS encoding sirohydrochlorin chelatase: protein MSTPTGPASGLPVRMPRPRQPGRHRRPEPLVAPEDAPALVLAVPGTPSSTTRSLAEEVVSIARSELPGLDARIGYLDGDDEEFATLQSVLAYAGEERTARFEQAREAGMDVKEPDGPVAVVVPLLAGPDGSLLRQVRQAVMDSRVAAELTDVLGPHPLLAEALHVRLSEAGLARADRARLFTVATAADGIILASVGGDEAVQAAGITGMLLAARLAVPVMAAALDQEGSISSVAEQLRSSGSQQLALAPYLIGPEIDASLIEEAAKEADCSASEALGPYPAIGKLALAKYTTALGIAPQQAQATPAR, encoded by the coding sequence ATGAGCACCCCCACTGGGCCCGCGTCCGGCCTGCCAGTACGAATGCCGCGCCCCCGCCAGCCGGGGCGGCACCGCCGTCCCGAACCCCTGGTGGCTCCCGAGGACGCGCCCGCGCTCGTCCTCGCCGTGCCGGGTACGCCCAGTAGTACCACCCGCTCGCTCGCCGAAGAGGTCGTGAGCATCGCCCGTTCCGAGCTGCCGGGCCTCGACGCCCGCATCGGTTACCTCGACGGCGACGACGAGGAATTCGCCACGCTGCAGTCCGTCCTCGCGTACGCCGGCGAGGAGCGCACGGCCCGCTTCGAGCAGGCCCGCGAAGCCGGCATGGACGTCAAGGAGCCGGACGGCCCCGTCGCCGTCGTCGTGCCGCTGCTCGCCGGCCCGGACGGCTCGCTGCTGCGCCAGGTCCGCCAGGCCGTCATGGACAGCCGTGTCGCCGCCGAGCTGACCGATGTGCTCGGCCCGCACCCGCTGCTCGCCGAGGCACTGCACGTGCGGCTGTCGGAGGCCGGTCTGGCCCGCGCCGACCGTGCCCGCCTGTTCACCGTGGCAACCGCGGCGGACGGCATCATCCTGGCCTCCGTGGGGGGCGACGAGGCCGTGCAGGCGGCCGGGATCACCGGCATGCTGCTCGCCGCGCGCCTCGCCGTGCCGGTGATGGCGGCGGCCCTGGACCAGGAGGGTTCCATCTCCTCCGTGGCCGAGCAGCTGCGCAGCTCCGGTTCGCAGCAGCTGGCCCTCGCGCCGTACCTGATCGGGCCCGAGATCGACGCGAGCCTGATCGAGGAGGCCGCGAAGGAGGCGGACTGCTCCGCCTCCGAGGCGCTCGGCCCCTACCCGGCGATCGGCAAGCTGGCCCTGGCCAAGTACACGACCGCCCTGGGCATCGCGCCGCAGCAGGCACAGGCCACCCCGGCCCGCTGA
- a CDS encoding N-acetylglucosamine kinase, translating into MTGPAGTGFLAVDSGGSGLRVVVGAAGRGPLARGASAEPVRTGARGIDPGHLMEQLVPMVRALCAEAGIVRPDTAVVGAAGLAGLGDALRAELPGALARDLGVRRVALAADAVTAYVGALGPRPGAVIAAGTGLIAVGTDLTGWRRADGWGHLLGDCGGGAWIGRAGLEAALRAHDGREGGSARLLADAEDMFGPAAGLPGRLYPRTDRPAVLASFAPRVGACASDGDPVAMGICRAAARHMADSAAAVCPAAGEPVIGLTGGLFRMGACLLAPLDEELARRLPRARRIMAEGDPLHGAVRIANDLITGSFTLPGDEKMLCVTSPAGEGVTGAADART; encoded by the coding sequence GTGACCGGGCCCGCCGGGACCGGCTTCCTCGCCGTGGACTCCGGGGGGTCAGGTCTGCGGGTCGTCGTCGGGGCCGCCGGGCGCGGTCCGCTGGCCCGGGGCGCTTCGGCGGAACCGGTGCGGACGGGGGCCCGGGGCATCGACCCGGGGCACCTCATGGAGCAACTGGTGCCGATGGTTCGGGCGTTGTGCGCCGAGGCCGGGATCGTCCGGCCGGACACGGCCGTCGTCGGGGCGGCCGGGCTGGCCGGCCTGGGGGACGCGCTGCGCGCGGAGCTGCCGGGCGCGCTCGCCCGTGACCTGGGCGTGCGGCGGGTGGCGCTGGCCGCCGACGCGGTCACCGCGTATGTCGGTGCCCTCGGGCCGCGGCCCGGCGCGGTGATCGCCGCCGGTACGGGGCTGATCGCGGTCGGCACCGATCTGACCGGCTGGCGCCGGGCGGACGGCTGGGGGCACCTGCTGGGCGACTGCGGCGGCGGCGCCTGGATCGGGCGGGCGGGTCTGGAGGCGGCGCTGCGCGCCCATGACGGGCGGGAGGGCGGCTCAGCGCGGCTGCTGGCCGACGCCGAGGACATGTTCGGTCCGGCGGCCGGTCTGCCCGGCCGGCTGTATCCGCGGACCGACCGGCCGGCCGTGCTCGCCTCCTTCGCGCCCCGGGTGGGCGCGTGCGCGTCCGACGGCGATCCCGTCGCCATGGGGATCTGCCGGGCGGCGGCCCGGCACATGGCCGACTCCGCGGCCGCGGTGTGCCCGGCGGCGGGCGAGCCCGTGATCGGTCTCACCGGGGGCCTGTTCCGGATGGGTGCCTGTCTGCTGGCGCCCCTGGACGAGGAGCTGGCGCGGCGGCTGCCGCGGGCCCGGCGGATCATGGCCGAGGGGGACCCCCTGCACGGGGCGGTACGCATCGCAAACGACCTGATCACGGGGTCCTTCACCCTTCCGGGTGACGAGAAGATGCTGTGCGTGACGAGTCCGGCAGGTGAGGGCGTCACCGGCGCGGCCGACGCCCGTACGTGA
- a CDS encoding uracil-DNA glycosylase, producing the protein MAPRPLNEIVEAGWAKALEPVAGQVAGMGDFLRAEIAAGRTYLPAGSNVLRAFQQPFDEVRVLIVGQDPYPTPGHAVGLSFSVAPEVRPLPGSLINIFRELTTDLGLPQPSNGDLTPWTEQGVLLLNRALTTAPRKPGAHRGKGWEEVTEQAIRALAGRGKPLVSILWGRDARNCRPLLGDLPAVESAHPSPMSADRGFFGSRPFSRANDLLIRQGGQPVDWRLP; encoded by the coding sequence GTGGCACCACGACCCTTGAATGAAATCGTCGAAGCGGGCTGGGCGAAGGCCCTGGAACCGGTGGCCGGTCAGGTCGCCGGGATGGGGGACTTCCTGCGCGCGGAGATCGCCGCCGGACGCACCTATCTCCCGGCCGGATCCAACGTCCTGCGGGCCTTCCAGCAGCCCTTCGACGAGGTGCGGGTCCTGATCGTCGGACAGGACCCCTATCCCACCCCGGGGCACGCCGTGGGGCTGTCGTTCTCGGTCGCGCCCGAGGTGCGGCCCCTGCCCGGCAGCCTCATCAACATCTTCCGGGAGCTGACCACCGACCTGGGCCTGCCCCAGCCGTCGAACGGTGACCTCACGCCGTGGACCGAGCAGGGCGTGCTGCTGCTCAACAGGGCGCTGACGACGGCCCCGCGCAAGCCGGGCGCCCACCGCGGCAAGGGCTGGGAGGAGGTCACCGAGCAGGCGATACGGGCACTGGCCGGGCGGGGCAAGCCGCTGGTCTCCATCCTGTGGGGGCGCGACGCCCGCAACTGCCGTCCGCTGCTGGGCGATCTGCCGGCGGTGGAGTCGGCCCACCCGTCACCGATGTCCGCGGACCGGGGCTTCTTCGGCTCCCGCCCGTTCAGCCGGGCCAACGACCTGTTGATCCGTCAGGGTGGCCAGCCCGTGGACTGGCGCCTGCCGTGA